The following coding sequences are from one Daphnia pulex isolate KAP4 chromosome 11, ASM2113471v1 window:
- the LOC124208167 gene encoding U5 small nuclear ribonucleoprotein 40 kDa protein-like yields MALVSVNNPSNNELVSATSGQVALQQGPARTSSLMAPIMLLAGHPGDIFSLKFHPDGQFLVSTGFDRQIFLWNVYGECENFAVLSGHTGAVMDLQLSTDGDTIYTASTDKTICLWDTRTGAKIKKLKGHSSFVNAIHPARRGPPLLCSASDDCNIKVWDPRKRTETVSLDNSYQATSVTFNDTAEQVISAGIDNDVKVWDLRKNALLYSLKGHSDTVTGLTLSPDGSYVLSNSMDNSLRVWDVRPFAPQERCIKMMVGHAHNFEKNLLRCSWSPDGTKVSAGSADRFVYIWDTTSRRIIYKLPGHNGSVNDVVFHPKEPIVASGASDKLIYLGEIDA; encoded by the exons ATGGCGCTTGTGTCAGTAAACAATCCCAGCAATAATGAATTGGTGTCGGCCACCTCGGGTCAAGTGGCCCTGCAACag GGACCAGCAAGAACGTCTAGCCTCATGGCTCCTATAATGCTCCTGGCAGGACATCCTGGAGATATCTTTAGCCTGAAGTTCCATCCTGACGGCCAGTTTTTGGTTTCCACCGGGTTCGACAGACAAATAT TTTTGTGGAATGTTTATGGAGAGTGTGAAAACTTTGCTGTGTTGTCTGGTCACACCGGAGCAGTAATGGATCTTCAGCTGTCTACCGATGGTGATACCATTTACACTGCTAGTACAGACAAAACCATTTGTTTGTGGGACACCAGAACAGGAGCTAAAATCAAGAAACTGAAAG GCCACTCCTCCTTTGTCAATGCTATTCATCCTGCACGAAGAGGACCTCCTCTTCTCTGCAGCGCCTCAGATGACTGCAACATCAAAGTCTGGGatccaagaaaaagaaccgaGACAGTATCATTAGATAATTCTTACCAAGCGACTTCCGTCACCTTCAACGATACCGCCGAACAAGTCATTTCCGCAGGCATCGACAACGATGTTAAG GTCTGGGACTTGAGAAAAAATGCTCTCCTCTACTCCTTGAAGGGCCATTCCGACACTGTGACCGGCTTGACTCTCAGTCCTGATGGATCTTACGTGTTGTCAAACTCGATGGACAACTCTTTACGTGTCTGGGATGTACGACCTTTCGCTCCTCAAGAACGTTGTATCAAAATGATGGTTGGCCATGCTCACAACTTTGAAAAG AATTTACTTCGCTGCTCATGGTCACCTGACGGAACCAAAGTTTCAGCGGGATCTGCCGACCGATTCGTTTACATTTGGGACACTACATCTCGCCGCATCATTTACAAATTACCTGGTCACAACGGAAGTGTCAATGACGTTGTATTTCATCCTAAGGAACCTATTG TTGCATCCGGTGCCAGTGACAAGCTGATTTACCTAGGCGAAATTGACGCTTAA
- the LOC124208163 gene encoding smoothened homolog produces MKWVSVAFLLSIGTVVARPKSSSTEGGIVLNDIPTSSGSRSRIEQPYLRHALTSDLRRTEGQDFCRKTAKCQPIKNNICLTTKLPYSQTSLELVTDSHTQDDVQDKLMFWQNLKSVPKCWAVIQPFLCALYMPRCENGTVELPSQEMCKVIRNPCRIVELEHRNGWPDFMRCEDTEKFPSGCKNEVRELKFNITPKCQSPLVETDNSLAYVEGVDGCGLPCTSPLFTKEEHEQVQRFTQTLVAMCLTTNLFAVFTFMIDWRSASRYPAVIIFYMNVCFAAACIGWIAQYIPSARQDIICRKDGTARVSEPSGGETLSCVVIFILIYYFLMAACVWFVMLAYSWFVSFQALGKIREKVSSKAAYFHLVSWSIPLVLTITCMALAQVEAQSPHGICFVANSKVVRSGFVLAPVMILLFIGHVFLYRGLLILIRLKLGSAASISASANSKLRNTIVRLVSFSASIICAIGLSIFCHVYEFDRRTQWKTSFRSYMVCLANQNTSRIQNQGLADDCELESRPSMTITQVHLIAVFGAGVAVSSWVWTKASVLAWRRWYRRTFNKRPLDERVRIRKHKIIAQAFAKRRDLNHMGRMSISIHSTHDDPVGFGNLDLNSAASNDVSSAWAAAIPKFVTRRGAIVGAAGAFGLRRNSLDSEISMSAVRRISVESRASQSRRHSFDSQYSVHSQQTTDLERLTRLHFRHGGRKRNNLLRGGRKMALRRRGSITSQASSKGSQILPAITKLALRNRRGSITSLASSKGSQILPAITKRRNQLLPLGSAGASTVVQVQPNDKRQSSQVDLERIERFSLNLPGDGSSDESDIDNGESCKVTTVPVTQSTQTAVTWNVATQTSPSLSTLRPISTKSAKTTTQSVSKGTQVTSSSSSSSPSSSASTSPEAVRKSLPKPSTSAPTNISSSKCHRERGQADGSPNGSSSDVSDHISASGPGLSSPSQSLLDYLLPIKSEKKSDDRQLNGSKSSGRSNRNRSARSRGVEAIELDRSSIARLLEKLREEDHKAAVEAANAVIDSDERPKRSYDRRHRVERNRRSQSERHDGNEIELDCLLSSKNSNRSDRSRKSGSRRSRSKQETIVNDDVS; encoded by the exons ATGAAGTGGGTTTCCGTGGCCTTTCTTCTGTCCATCGGCACAGTTGTCGCCAGACCGAAATCTAGTAGCACTGAAGGAGGAATAGTTTTAAATGACATACCCACAAGTTCAGGCTCTAGGTCGAGGATTGAGCAGCCTTACCTACGGCACGCCTTAACTAGTGACTTGAGAAGGACTGAAGGACAAGATTTCTGCCGTAAAACAGCAAAATGTCAGCCAatcaaaaacaacatttgCTTGACAACGAAATTACCATATTCACAAACATCTTTGGAACTGGTTACCGATTCACACACTCAGGATGATGTTCAG gATAAGCTCATGTTTTGGCAGAACTTGAAAAGTGTTCCCAAATGCTGGGCTGTGATTCAACCCTTTTTGTGTGCTCTCTACATGCCAAGATGTGAAAATGGAACAGTAGAACTTCCTTCTCAG GAAATGTGCAAGGTTATTCGTAATCCTTGCAGAATTGTGGAACTTGAACACAGGAATGGCTGGCCAGATTTTATGAGATGTGAAGACACTGAAAAATTCCCTTCTGGCTGCAAA AATGAGGTGagagaattgaaattcaaCATCACTCCAAAGTGCCAGTCTCCTCTGGTGGAAACGGACAATAGTTTGGCTTATGTTGAAGGAGTTGACGGATGCGGACTGCCTTGCACTTCCCCGCTGTTTACAAAGGAGGAACATGAACAAGTCCAACGATTCACACAGACTCTGGTCGCCATGTGCCTCACCACCAATTTGTTTGCTGTG TTTACGTTCATGATTGACTGGCGCTCCGCTTCACGCTACCCggccgttattattttttacatgaaCGTATGCTTCGCTGCCGCTTGTATCGGTTGGATTGCTCAATATATTCCCAGTGCTAGACAGGATATCATATGCCGGAAAGATGGAACAGCTCGTGTATCAGAACCAAG tggCGGAGAAACGCTGTCTTGTGTTGTTATATTCATCttaatctattattttctCATGGCTGCTTGTGTTTGGTTTGTCATGCTAGCCTATTCGTGGTTCGTCAGCTTCCAAGCCCTGG GTAAAATCCGTGAGAAAGTCAGCTCCAAAGCTGCTTACTTTCACTTGGTCTCCTGGTCAATCCCTCTGGTCCTTACAATTACATGCATGGCGCTAGCACAG GTCGAAGCACAAAGTCCTCATGGAATTTGTTTCGTGGCCAACAGCAAAGTGGTGCGGTCTGGTTTCGTTCTGGCCCCTGTAATGATCTTGCTTTTCATTGGCCATGTGTTTCTCTACCGCGGTTTGCTTATTTTGATTCGTCTCAAACTGGGCAGCGCTGCCTCAATCTCCGCTTCCGCCAATTCCAAGTTACGCAACACCATCGTTCGACTCGTCTCGTTCTCAGCCTCTATTATCTGTGCTATCGGTTTGTCCATTTTCTGCCATGTTTACGAATTCGATAGACGAACTCAGTGGAAAACTTCCTTCCGCTCCTACATGGT ATGCCTGGCCAATCAAAACACCTCTCGCATTCAGAATCAAGGCCTTGCCGATGACTGTGAATTGGAATCTCGACCGAGCATGACCATCACCCAAGTTCATTTGATTGCCGTCTTTGGAGCTGGTGTAGCCGTATCTTCGTGGGTCTGGACAAAGGCTTCCGTCCTGGCTTGGCGGAGGTGGTACCGAAG gACCTTCAACAAGAGACCGTTGGATGAACGCGTTCGCATTCGCAAACATAAAATCATTGCTCAGGCGTTTGCCAAGCGAAGAGATCTGAATCACATGGGCCGGATGTCTATCAGTATCCACAGTACGCACGACGATCCAGTCGGTTTTGGCAACCTTGATCTGAATAGCGCCGCTTCCAATGACGTCAGTTCTGCATGGGCTGCCGCCATTCCCAAATTCGTCACACGCCGTGGCGCTATCGTCGGCGCGGCTGGAGCCTTTGGACTGCGGCGCAATTCGCTGGATTCCGAAATAAGCATGAGCGCCGTCCGGCGTATTTCGGTCGAATCGAGAGCCAGTCAGTCTCGCCGTCACTCATTCGATTCACAATACTCGGTACATTCTCAACAAACGACGGATTTGGAGCGGCTCACTAGACTACACTTCCGCCATGGAGGTCGTAAACGTAATAATTTGCTCCGGGGCGGAAGAAAAATGGCGCTGAGACGCAGGGGAAGTATTACGTCTCAAGCTAGTTCGAAAGGGTCGCAAATATTGCCAGCCATTACTAAACTTGCGCTGAGAAATCGCCGAGGAAGTATCACTTCACTGGCCAGTTCTAAAGGCTCGCAAATCTTGCCGGCCATTACCAAACGTAGAAACCAATTACTTCCTCTTGGATCAGCTGGAGCGAGCACTGTTGTCCAGGTTCAACCCAATGACAAGCGGCAATCATCGCAAGTCGATCTGGAACGAATTGAGCGCTTCTCGCTCAACCTGCCGGGCGACGGAAGTAGCGACGAAAGTGACATCGATAATGGAGAATCATGCAAAGTTACTACGGTCCCTGTCACCCAGTCGACTCAAACTGCCGTGACGTGGAACGTGGCCACACAGACGTCGCCCAGTTTATCGACGCTTCGACCTATTTCTACCAAGAGTGCTAAAACAACAACGCAGTCTGTGTCTAAAGGCACACAGGtgacttcatcttcttcttcatcgtcaccATCATCCTCGGCATCCACTTCACCGGAAGCCGTCCGTAAATCGCTGCCGAAACCGTCGACATCGGCCCCAACGAACATCTCGAGCTCAAAGTGCCACAGAGAACGAGGTCAAGCCGATGGGTCACCCAATGGAAGCTCATCAGACGTATCGGATCACATATCAGCCAGCGGGCCTGGCCTAAGTTCGCCTTCGCAATCATTGCTCGATTATTTGCTGCCCATCAAATCGGAGAAGAAATCTGATGATCGACAACTCAACGGTTCCAAGAGCAG tgGCAGGTCCAATAGGAACAGAAGCGCCCGCTCTCGCGGGGTCGAAGCAATTGAGTTGGACCGTTCGTCTATCGCCCGCCTTCTTGAAAAACTACGAGAGGAGGACCACAAAGCGGCGGTTGAAGCTGCCAATGCCGTTATCGATTCAGACGAACGTCCTAAACGCTCCTACGACAGGCGTCATCGCGTTGAGCGTAATCGTCGCTCACAATCTGAACGCCACGACGgcaatgaaattgaattagattGCTTGCTGAGCTCCAAGAATTCGAATCGCTCTGATCGATCCAGAAAATCCGGCAGTCGACGCTCCCGTTCCAAGCAAGAAACAATTGTCAATGACGATGTATCATAA
- the LOC124208166 gene encoding phospholipid scramblase 2-like, with the protein MYEPNAPPKGGYPPAPGAQPPPYSEQGVSYPPPALGHPGYGGYPPPIVGQPEIGFAGGAYPAYPQPSAQAYPQPYPYPQPYQPQPNQPYGGPAPGQPIVVQPTAQSTGAGEWMPLQPAFQQNSNCPPGLEYLTAIDQLLVHQKVELLEAFTGFETTNKYTVKNSMGQKVFRATEISDCCTRQLCGPNRAFDMKIVDNNDHEVIHLNRPLACSSCFFPCCLQTMEVTAPPGTVIGSIQQEWSIIKPKFSIKDASGETVLTIEGPFCTFSMCGDVEFNVYSRGGDKVGKISKQWSGLVREAFTDADMFGINFPLDLDVRIKAVMLGACFLIDFMFFEKSGDKETDRPGML; encoded by the exons ATGTATGAGCCGAATGCTCCTCCAAAAGGAG GTTATCCGCCAGCTCCAGGAGCACAGCCACCACCTTATTCTGAACAGGGAGTGTCATATCCCCCACCAGCACTGGGACATCCTGGATATGGTGGATATCCTCCACCTATAGTTGGACAGCCTGAAATTGGTTTTGCTGGTGGGGCTTATCCAGCATACCCTCAACCAAGTGCCCAGGCATACCCACAGCCATACCCATATCCCCAACCTTATCAGCCTCAACCAAATCAACCTTATGGAGGACCTGCTCCAGGACAGCCAATTGTTGTCCAACCAACAGCACAATCCACTG GTGCAGGAGAATGGATGCCATTGCAACCagcatttcaacaaaattcaaactgtCCACCTGGACTGGAATACCTGACTGCCATTGATCAACTGTTGGTTCACCAAAAAGTCGAACTTCTTGAAG CTTTTACTGGATTTGAAACTACCAACAAGTACACAGTGAAAAATTCGATGGGACAAAAAGTCTTTCGTGCGACTGAAATCTCCGACTGTTGCACCCGTCAACTTTGCGGACCGAACCGCGCATTTGATATGAAAATTGTCGATAACAACGATCATGAAGTCATTCATCTCAACCGGCCTCTAGCCTGTTcgtcttgtttctttccttgttgCTTACAG ACCATGGAAGTAACCGCTCCACCAGGCACTGTAATCGGTTCTATTCAGCAAGAATGGAGCATCATTAAACCCAAATTCAGCATTAAAGATGCTTCGGGAGAAACAGTGCTAACCATAGAAGGACCGTTCTGTACCTTCAGCATGTGTGGAGATGTGGAATTTAAT GTTTACTCTAGAGGCGGTGACAAAGTTGGCAAGATAAGCAAACAATGGAGCGGATTGGTTCGCGAAGCTTTCACCGATGCCGATATGTTTG gtaTAAATTTCCCGCTTGATCTTGATGTGCGTATTAAAGCCGTTATGCTGGGTGCCTGCTTTCTTATC GATTTCATGTTCTTCGAAAAGTCTGGCGACAAAGAAACCGACCGGCCAGGGATGCTGTAA
- the LOC124208168 gene encoding phospholipid scramblase 1-like isoform X2, with product MSHDQQYPVVNQPQGYGAYGAPTSPSPQQHLMGPPQHVGDQQWMPKPNGGNCPPGLEYLTQVDQILVHQMVEILEMFTGFETNNKYVVKNSVGQKIFFAAEDSGCCERYWCNNLRSFEMNILDNFGNEVIHIHRPLACQSCLYPCCLQKIEVSAPPGNVIGTIEQEWSIFPRFKVKDVSGNVVLKIEGPFFPCSCCGTDVNFEIFSSDGEQKVGKISKQWAGILREMVTDADVFGINFPMDLDVKMKAVLLSACFLIDFMFFEDKQNSRNQN from the exons ATGAGCCACGATCAACAGTACCCTGTGGTCAATCAACCCCAAGGTTATGGCGCTTATGGTGCACCGACCTCGCCCAGTCCGCAACAACATCTAATGGGACCACCTCAACATGTTGGGG ACCAGCAATGGATGCCAAAGCCAAATGGAGGAAATTGTCCTCCGGGTCTGGAATATTTGACTCAAGTCGATCAAATCCTTGTACATCAAATGGTGGAGATCTTAGAAA TGTTTACTGGTTTCGAAACCAATAACAAATACGTCGTCAAGAATTCAGTCGGCCAGAAGATCTTTTTCGCTGCCGAGGATAGCGGTTGTTGCGAGCGCTATTGGTGCAACAACCTCCGTTCTTTTGAAATGAACATCCTTGACAATTTCGGCAACGAGGTTATCCACATTCATCGTCCTCTGGCCTGCCAGAGTTGCCTCTACCCGTGTTGCTTGCAA aaaattgaagtttCGGCGCCTCCGGGTAACGTGATTGGCACCATTGAGCAAGAATGGTCCATTTTCCCGAGGTTTAAGGTTAAAGACGTTTCCGGTAACGTTGTTCTTAAGATAGAG GGGCCTTTCTTCCCATGCAGTTGCTGTGGCACTGATGTCAATTTCGAG ATATTTTCAAGTGACGGAGAgcaaaaagttggaaaaatttcgaaaCAATGGGCCGGAATTTTAAGAGAAATGGTCACGGACGCTGACGTCTTTG GTATCAACTTCCCAATGGATTTAGACGTAAAGATGAAAGCCGTTTTGTTAAGCGCTTGTTTCCTCATC GATTTCATGTTCTTTGAGGACAAGCAAAACAGCCGCAATCAAAACTGA
- the LOC124208164 gene encoding programmed cell death protein 2-like: MTYLLGMEDEPIGKDDNAIINFQVNKVGGKPNWASGDYPNPGCKLCNRKMLLAVQIYAPLDDSPNHRTLYQFCCLAPQCHSKKEGWICLRDEVADTSTTLTSAKVQTATTASTTTWIDDADDWGDDENMESGTGTPTTINDRPDEVTVHELEIGSLTIQNMDSSSPEHPAPSNSADTCDNMMNVPTAEVEGVEESVLLDDLPPQPTVDIRTFFAPPSAPIPDFSGSEFSSFYLNVVEEQYAAVLSDQKLDERAKQLWEEYQRRENCDLKQMQKSSKSTPGRVDEVYEKVPPSHGDRLVHKFVTQVQACPEQLIRYNRGASNPLLLKQLAKEDPVLFKCQHCNATLVFEMQLMPHLGQRLTIEDSAAQTPGIELDTVLIYSCSKSCWNGVPREEYLIVQTEIY, translated from the exons atgACCTATTTGTTGGGTATGGAAGATGAACCTATCGGTAAAGACGATAATGCAATAATTAACTTTCAAGTCAACAAAGTTGGGGGAAAACCG AATTGGGCAAGTGGAGACTACCCAAATCCTGGTTGTAAATTGTGCAACAGAAAGATGTTACTTGCTGTTCAAATTTATGCACCTCTAGATGATTCCCCGAATCACAGAACATTATACCAATTTTGTTGCCTGGCTCCTCAATGCCACAGCAAAAAGGAAGGATGGATTTGTTTACGGGATGAAGTAGCTGATACATCTACCACTTTAACTTCTGCCAAAGTACAAACAGCAACTACAGCCTCAACCACAACTTGGATTGATGATGCTGACGACTGGGGTGATGACGAAAATATGGAGAGTGGCACTGGGACCCCCACCACTATCAATGACAGACCTGATGAAGTTACTGTGCATGAACTTGAAATTGGCTCCCTAACAATCCAGAACATGGACAGTTCTAGCCCTGAACATCCTGCACCATCAAACAGTGCTGATACTTGTGATAATATGATGAATGTCCCTACAGCGGAAGTAGAAGGTGTTGAAGAATCTGTTCTGTTAGATGATCTACCTCCTCAGCCAACTGTTGACATCAGAACTTTCTTTGCACCTCCATCTGCTCCTATTCCCGATTTTTCTGGCTCTGAATTCTCAAGCTTTTATCTCAATGTGGTTGAAGAGCAATACGCTGCTGTACTCTCCGATCAAAAGTTGGACGAGCGAGCCAAACAACTTTGGGAAGAATACCAACGCCGGGAAAATTGCGACTTGAAACAAATGCAGAAGAGCAGTAAAAGTACTCCAGGTCGAGTAGACGAAGTGTACGAGAAAGTTCCCCCTAGTCACGGCGATCGATTGGTACACAAGTTCGTCACTCAAGTGCAGGCCTGTCCCGAGCAGCTGATCCGCTATAATCGTGGAGCAAGTAACCCACTTCTACTCAAGCAGCTCGCCAAAGAAGACCCGGTCCTTTTTAAGTGCCAACATTGTAATGCTACCCTTGTCTTCGAAATGCAGCTGATGCCCCATCTTGGTCAACGCTTGACAATAGAAGATTCTGCAGCGCAAACGCCTGGCATCGAATTGGACACAGTTTTAATCTATTCTTGTTCTAAAAGTTGTTGGAACGGAGTTCCGCGTGAAGAATACTTGATTGTTCAAACGGAAATATATTAA
- the LOC124208170 gene encoding ras-related protein Rap-2c-like, translating into MREFKVVVLGSGGVGKSALTVQFVTGCFMEKYDPTIEDFYRKEIEVDGSPSVLEILDTAGTEQFASMRDLYIRNGQGFVIVYSITNHQTFQDIKTMREQITRVKGTDRVPLLLVGNKVDLEHQREVATMEGLALAQAWNCPFIEASARNKMNVNEVFAEIVREMNCNPAKEKRPYCCCNLL; encoded by the exons ATGAGGGAGTTTAAAGTTGTTGTCTTGGGATCTGGGGGTGTGGGTAAAAGTGCCCTCACTGTCCAATTTGTGACAGGCTGCTTCATGGAGAAGTACGACCCAACCATTGAGGATTTCTACCGCAAAGAGATTGAGGTTGACGGTTCACCTTCTGTACTGGAGATTCTCGACACTGCTGGAACCGAGCAGTTTGCTTCCATGAGAGATCTCTACATCAGGAACGGGCAGGGGTTTGTTATTGTCTACTCGATAACTAATCACCAAACCTTTCAAGACATCAAGACCATGCGTGAACAA ATTACCCGTGTCAAGGGCACAGACCGTGTGCCATTGTTGCTGGTTGGGAACAAAGTTGACCTGGAGCATCAGCGAGAAGTAGCCACCATGGAGGGCCTGGCTCTGGCCCAGGCTTGGAATTGCCCTTTCATTGAAGCTTCTGCCAGGAACAAGATGAACGTCAACGAAGTTTTTGCCGAAATCGTTCGCGAAATGAACTGCAATCCAGCCAAAGAAAAGCGTCCCTATTGCTGTTGCAATCTTCTCTGA
- the LOC124208168 gene encoding phospholipid scramblase 1-like isoform X1 translates to MSHDQQYPVVNQPQGYGAYGAPTSPSPQQHLMGPPQHVGGDQQWMPKPNGGNCPPGLEYLTQVDQILVHQMVEILEMFTGFETNNKYVVKNSVGQKIFFAAEDSGCCERYWCNNLRSFEMNILDNFGNEVIHIHRPLACQSCLYPCCLQKIEVSAPPGNVIGTIEQEWSIFPRFKVKDVSGNVVLKIEGPFFPCSCCGTDVNFEIFSSDGEQKVGKISKQWAGILREMVTDADVFGINFPMDLDVKMKAVLLSACFLIDFMFFEDKQNSRNQN, encoded by the exons ATGAGCCACGATCAACAGTACCCTGTGGTCAATCAACCCCAAGGTTATGGCGCTTATGGTGCACCGACCTCGCCCAGTCCGCAACAACATCTAATGGGACCACCTCAACATGTTGGGG GAGACCAGCAATGGATGCCAAAGCCAAATGGAGGAAATTGTCCTCCGGGTCTGGAATATTTGACTCAAGTCGATCAAATCCTTGTACATCAAATGGTGGAGATCTTAGAAA TGTTTACTGGTTTCGAAACCAATAACAAATACGTCGTCAAGAATTCAGTCGGCCAGAAGATCTTTTTCGCTGCCGAGGATAGCGGTTGTTGCGAGCGCTATTGGTGCAACAACCTCCGTTCTTTTGAAATGAACATCCTTGACAATTTCGGCAACGAGGTTATCCACATTCATCGTCCTCTGGCCTGCCAGAGTTGCCTCTACCCGTGTTGCTTGCAA aaaattgaagtttCGGCGCCTCCGGGTAACGTGATTGGCACCATTGAGCAAGAATGGTCCATTTTCCCGAGGTTTAAGGTTAAAGACGTTTCCGGTAACGTTGTTCTTAAGATAGAG GGGCCTTTCTTCCCATGCAGTTGCTGTGGCACTGATGTCAATTTCGAG ATATTTTCAAGTGACGGAGAgcaaaaagttggaaaaatttcgaaaCAATGGGCCGGAATTTTAAGAGAAATGGTCACGGACGCTGACGTCTTTG GTATCAACTTCCCAATGGATTTAGACGTAAAGATGAAAGCCGTTTTGTTAAGCGCTTGTTTCCTCATC GATTTCATGTTCTTTGAGGACAAGCAAAACAGCCGCAATCAAAACTGA